GATACCTGATGATGCCATTTGGTTGAATCCAAGATGTCCAGCAAGAACACCACTTGAGCATAATACAGCAAGAACACCCTTAAAACATAATACCTtgagaaactcttagtttctccttcttgaccttTTTTGtgtaaatggaataataaaattcATGAACCCAATTCTGATGGTAATagagttccttttataggtagaaggaggatcAAGGTTCATAGGATTTAGAATTTACAtttaatctcgaccgtccatcaaggaagagagAATATGAAAGGACCCCAATATTTGTAACCAAAATGTTTAGCCACATTCTAAATTAACCAAAGATATCATATGGCCCAACAAGATATTTCTAAtgtagaaatattcttacattctcccactggtccatgtgcTAATCTATTTAACGGTTAATCGAAGAAAAACATAAGCGCGCATAATTGCTAAACAAATATAATGATTAAGCGTAATACCTCAGCCAAGTAAATTACTTATGCGAGTCATGGAGGTGGCACgttgtcttgttatcaacatgttcccttccatgtaccacaacacaagcaAATTACTTAATCAGGCCTTAAATAgggatatcataatggtccagtaatgtcttcaaaagaaaacaatttctgtaacattcATCCAATAACATAAAAGTATACTAAAGTGGATACAGAAATAAGTTCAGAACAATAACAATAATAAGATCTCAATAAGTGTTCAAACATAAGCAAAAGTCTAAGTGAAACTAATTATTTGTTACTCCCTCAAGACCCATGTTTCCAACATGTTCCAGAAAGGTCTTGGGAGGTAACGCCTTCGTAAATGCATCTGCAATCATAAGTTTTGTGCCTATGTGTTCAATGAACAACTTTTTCATCTGAACAGCTTGTTTCACGCATAGGTACTTTAGATCCATGTGTCTTGAACCCTTAGTATATCTAGCGTGCTTCGAAAAGAATACTGCTGCGGCATTATCACAGTAAAGTTTCACTGGTGCGGAAGCAAAATTTAGGTCTCCAAACATTGAGATGAAATTCCGCAGCCATGAACAGTGATTTGTAGCCTCATAACATGCTACAAATTCAGCTTCCATTGTTGAGCCAGTGAGAATAGACTCTTTTGCACTTTTTCATGATATTGCTCCCCCAGCTAATAAAAAAAGAAATCCAAAAGTGCTCTTTCGAGTATCATTACATCCCATGAAATCGGAATCTGAATAGCCAACCAACTCAAATTGATCTGACTTGGTAAATGTGAGACGATGATTCTTCGTTCTTGCAGGTACCTTAAAACTTTCTTTGCAGCTTTCCAGTGGTCCATTCCAGGATTCACAAGGTATCTTCCCAGCATACCAACTATATAGCTGATATCTGGTCGTGTGCAAACTTGAGCATACATTAAACTTCCCACCACAGAAGCGTAATGGATTTTATCCATTTGCTTACGttccagttcattcttaggacaAAGATTGAGTCCAAACTTGTCTCCTTTAGAAACCGGAACTATACTTGGCTTACATGCACTCATCTCAAACCTCTCTAGAATTATTTCGATATATGCTTTCTGTGAGATTGATAATGTTCCAAGTGATCTATCACGGGATATTTCTATCCAAATCACATAAGAAGCCTCACCcatatctttcatttcaaaattcTTCGAGAGATATTCCTTACGTTCATGCATAAGACCAAGATCACTACTCGCAAGTAATATGTCATCTACATACAATACTAAAAATATGAActttctcccactgatcttgagatATATGCATGGATATGCAGCattttcttcaaaaccaaaattttgaatgGTTTCGTTGAATTTTAGATACCACTGCCTGGAGGCTTGCTTAAGTCCATAAATTGATTTCTTAAGTTTGCAGACTATGTGTTACTGTCCTTCTAAGACAAAACCTTAAGGTTGACACATGTAAATATCTTCCTCAAGCTCACCATTAAGAAAAGttgttttcacatccatttgatgtaactcTAGGTCATATTGAGCTACTAATTCCAGAATAATTCTGAGAGAGTCTTTCTTAGACACGGGAGAAAAAGTCTCTTTGTAATCAATGTCATCTTTCTGAGTGAAACCTTTGGCTACAAGTCTATCTTTATAACATTGAATATTGCCATTAGCATCGCGTTTGGTCTTAAAGACCCATTTACACCCGATTGCTTTGTGCCCTTCAGGCAATTCAACGTATTCCCAAACTCCATTATCATCCATCGATTTTTTCTCTACTTTCGTAGCATTAATCCATTTATCAGAATTACTATACTTGATAGATTATGAATAAGAAACTGGATCTTTCATAATCCCTAAATCAAAATCCGATTCTTGTAGATAAACCACAAAATCATCAGAAATAGCCCTTTTCCGTTCTCTAGTAGATCTTCTTAAGGTTACTTCTTGTGGTTGTTCTACAATTTCTTCAGTGGCAATAGTCTCATCATGAAGTTCCAGTGACGTTATTTGTGTTTCTCCCTCATCAATCGGTTCTACAACCGGAGGAGTCACCATATCTGTAGAAATCTGAGGTAAAGggattattactctgatttcttgAACAAATTCTTCTTGCACTGGTGTACTCACACTAACTTCGCCATCCTTGATGAATTTTGCATTTCCAGTTTCAACAATTCTCATACTATGGTTAGGACAATAAATAATATACCCCTTGGATTTTTCAGGAAAACCAATAAAGTAACCGCTAACAGTTttcatatccaatttcttttctttgggaTTATAAACTTTCGCTTCTGCTGAACAACTCCAAACTTGCAGGTgttttaaactaggtttccatcCCTTCCACAGTTCAAAGGGAGTCTTTGGAACTGCTTTGCTTGGAACTATATTTAAAATGTACACAGCATAACGAAGAGCATACATCCACAAACTTAAGGGTAAACTCGCATGACTAATCATGCTCTAACCATTTCCATTATAGTACGATTTCGCCTTTCTGCTACACCATTCTTCCAAGGTGAACCTGGCGTTGTGTATTGAGCAACAATTCCAAGCTTTTGAAGAAGTAAAGCGAAAGGTCCAGGATGTTGTCATGTTTCGTCATACCTTCCATAATATTCTCCACCCCTATCAGACCTAATGATTTTCACCTTCTTTTCTAATTTCCTCTCAACTTCGGTAATGAATTTCTCTACAGCATTCACAGCTTGAGATTTATCATGCAATAAGTAAAGATAACAGTAGCgtgaaaaatcatcaataaaggtgataaaatatttttctcctccaaaagtTGGAACGTCGAAGGGTCCACAAATATTTGTATGTATTATTTCGAGGAGTTTTGAACTTCTTGTGGCACCTTTCTTTGTGTGTTTTTTCATCTTTCCTTTAATACAATCCACACAACTCTTATAATCAGTAAAATCTAGGTTCTGTAGAATCCCATGTTTTACCAATCTTGAAGCTTTTCACGAGATATATGTCCCGGCTTCTTATGCCACAAGAATGAGGAATTACCCTCAACATGTTCAGTTTTATTATTATGATGCATGGTTAAATAGGTTCCAGGTATTGATGATGAAGATAAATTTAACTTGTAAAGACCATCAGAAAGGTAACCAGAACCAATAACTTTAAAATctttaaacaaaataaaacatcCATTggcaatttgaaattgaaaacctTGTCTATCTAGttgagaaactgaaattaaattaCGGGAAATAGTTGGAATATAAAGAGTGTTTTCCAAATCAAGAAAGTATCCATGATCTAGGATCAGACAATAGGTGCCTATAGCACTAACTGGGGATTTATTTCCATTGCCCATAAAAAGGAAGTTTTCATTCTGGTTTGTGATTTGGGTTGAAAGGTATCCCTGCATCGAATTAGAAACATGAACGTTAGCACCAGAATCAAACCACCATAATAAAGAAGATTCTTTAACAGTCAAATTTGTTTCAAAATAGCTTACGAATCCCAACGGATTACCTTTCTTTTCGAACCATTTTTGACGCTTAATGCAATCtttctgaaaatgaccaggtttCTTACAGAAACGACACTTATTGTCATCTTGCTTTGCCTTTTTCTTTTCAGGTTGACCAGAATTATTCTTTGGTGCTCCCTTATTGCCCTTTGTAGGCTTGCGCTTATTGTTCACTCCTTGATTGACGAAATGTGCTTGATTAAGCCCTTGCTGGTTTAGCCTAGCTTCCTATTGAACCAGCATGTTTCCCAGTTCATTTGCAGACCACTTTTCCTTAATAGTGTTGTAATGCACTTGAAAAGGAGCATATTGGGCGGAAGCGAGTTGACAATGAATTGGACAAGAAAGTTCTCATCCACGGTTAATTTCATCTCAGTGAGCTTAGCAGCAATGCTACGCATTTTTATCACGTGTTGGTGCATTGACCTTACACCGGTATACTTCATGGTGGTCAGGTCAGCCATCAACTTCCCAGCTAGAGACTTGTTCGCTGTCTTAAAGCGTTCCTTTACGATTTCCATAAAGTCCTTAGCATTTTTAGGTTTGGGAAGCGATTCTTTAATGTTTGCATCAATGTGCATTCGCATCAACTGTATGCTCAGCCTATCACTTCTCTCCCATTTTTTTAAGAGATCATTATCTTCAGTGGAACTCTTATCATCTATAATTGGCTTTTCAATTAGGAGAGCAAGATCAATATCTTGCACACCCAAAGTGAACTCAACATTCTCTTTCCATTCTGAGAAGTTGGTGCCATTGAAGAATGGGATAGACGAAGTGTACGAATGCAAAGACTTAGAACTAGAAGCTGTAAAACATGACAAAGATACACAAAGTCAAACTCTCACACATAAAAATTAAGAAACTCATGTGGGTAGAATCTTAAATAAAACAACAATCATGTCATAAAGTCATAAAATCATTCACATATATATAAGCAAAGCAAAGACAAACATCTGTGGATATTATGCCTTTCATAGTTACATATATAATCATAATATTAGTTCAAACATGTGAATTAGAGCAACCTGTGGGTAACTTTTCATTCTAATATGCATAACTAATTATTTATTTCTTAATGTTTATATATACAAACACTTGAACAAACATCTCCTGTAGGTGATAGTTATTCTCATGTGATTGCACAAAACGATATAGACTTAAAATGACATGTTATGATAACATAATACTTTAGTATCACAGTGGTGATAGCTAAAGAGAAAACAATTCAAACATTTCAATAACTTACGCATGTTTTATTTATTGTCACACAACAACATTCAAATTCATGAATTACATGCTCATATCAGATcacatttaaaaccaaaatcaaacagtcAAAGTCAACAGAGGGAAGTCAAACAGACACTTCAAAGTCAAACAGAGGGAAGTCAAACAAACACTTCAAAGTCAAACAGAGGGAAGTCAAACAGACACTTCAAGTTTCCTCTTCATGTCAGACGAACATCTAATGTCCGACCTTCGAAAACATGCGTACATCATCCTATTGggccaagcccaacaaaaaataaCAACACTTTACAGTGAGCCCATACATAATTTTAGATcgaaaaaaaatggaaaagaaaaagaaaagaaatgaaactAATTAACGTATCATTAAACCCTAGCCGCATACGTTATAAGTTTTCATACAGACATTaacaaaaaatcctttttttttatcaggAATCAATCACCTCATCACGGTAAGAAACGACTACATCAAATCATGTTAAACAAATCAAACACCATACATGTTTTTAATACGTTTAGTCGCATGAAATGGATTTTCAAAACAGTATAGAAAACTGTTAAGCGTACACAGAACTTTCATGTTAGGCTAGTAATAAGAAGTCATGTCAATTTTTCAGAACATGCACATGTCATCAGATCTAATAAAAATTAATGCCtatttttgctttaaaaaaaaatagcCTCACTAAGGCTTGAACAAACAGTACAAAACCAAGATCaatgattattaaaaaaaaaatccaaacagaCATGATGATAGATTTAAATCAACACAACAATTACATACAAACATCAAGGAAAATCATAGAGTCCTAAACCTAAGCTCTAGATGCCAaatataagttttattttatGCATAAAGGATTTTTGAACAAACATGATAATCACATCATAAGCATAGTTGTGTTAGGGAGGATACCTGATGATGCCATTTGGTTGAATCCAGGATGTCCAGCAAAAACACCACTTGAGCAGAATACAACAAGAACACCCTTAAAACAGAATACCTtgagaaactcttagtttctccttcttgaccttTTTTGtgtaaatggaataataaaattcATGAACCCAATTCTGATGGTAATagagttccttttataggtagaaggaggaccaaggttcATAGGATTTAGAATTTACAtttaatctcgaccgtccatcaaggaagagagAATATGAAAGGACCCCAGTATTTGTAACCAAAATGTTTAGCCACATTCTAAATTAACCAAAGATATCATTTGACCCAACAAGATATTTCTAAtgtagaaatattcttacattaGAAACATTAACAGCgcgtttggttcaaggaattggattCCTGATAATCTAATTCCGAGGGAATGTGACCAATTTCTTGAACCAAACGGTCCAAACCAACTCCATGTAATTGAGAATTTTGATTCTTAGGAATCCAATTCCCCCCAAAATAATTGATTTCCATTGCAATGGTCTAGTAgtgcaatggaattggattccaaggtaaaaacaaaagaaattggattACCTCAACCAAACGCTAATTTTTTGGAATTGAATCCAATTCCATGGAATTCAATTCAGAGaattggattaccccataattgaattccTAGGAATCGAATTCTTCCAACCAAACAAGGTGTAAGGGTGAGTTACTTATATGTTTGCGACTCAAAAAAACTGAAAGACGGAATTACACTATGCGCCAGATATATATAACTGAGATAGAGGTAGAGATCGTACATAATAGTCAGGCTAGGCAACCTAGATAACTCTGGTGGTAGAAGCCCTGATAAATTGTTGCTGTCAAGCAGGCTGCAGAAAATTACTATGTTAGGTATACCAGAGAAGCAAAACCCGAAAGATGATCAACACTCACTTGGGCATTTAACTTAcaagtgaacaagactaggtagTCTGGAAAGCTGTGGTGGAATTGATCCACTGATTGAGTTATTATTCATGTGGCTGCGGAAGGAAGAATACGCTAACAAATTACTTACATAATAGTTACATATAAAGTTAACTTGGGAGTTCCTGAGTACTCACAAGTGCTTTGCTTTGGTCAAGTTGGCAAATGATATAGGCAATGGTCCTAATATGAAGTTTTCGTCAATCTGAATTCTGTCCAAATTTGAAAGATCACCAAGTTCCTCCGGTAAAGAACCCGTCAATTTGTTTCCATTCAAGAGACTGCAATACataataacatatatatatacaaggcaTAATAGCATTAGGATAGCACTCACATAGTATGGCTCAGCGCATATTGAAACAATAATAACCAATGGAAACAACTTACATCAGTTTCAACGATTTAACGTTGCCAATTTCCTTTGGTATACTCCCAGTAATATTGTTCCACATAAAATCCCTGCCATAACGAAACAAAAATAGAATTAATAAAATGAATTGGCAACAAAAGAATCAAGCAACCCACAACAATTTTCTGGGTGAATTGGTGGTTTAAACTCACATTATTTCCAAGTATGAGAATCGACCAAGCTCAGGTGATAAGGTTCCGATAAGATTCATACGCATCAATTGCCTGCCCaaacaagaaaatgaagaaagaatAACCAAATGAgatgtatatatatacatattcgtGCTGTAATTGATATTAACTAAATATTAAGAGGAAAGCAATCACAATTAGAAAGCAGGTAATGAAAATAGACTTACAGTTCTTGACCGTGCAGATAGCCATCGACAGGAGAGGGAGAATTGAAGCATGAAACACCAGTCCAATTGGAGGTACAGGGGTCTGTCTGCTTATTCCATTGCTTCAAGAAATTCCTTGGACCCTTCAGATTCTGTTTCACTAATAGTAACGCCTTCACTGTATACAAATTCGACAActcaaattaaattaaattactaaGAAGAATTATCAAAAACTAAGCAGCAGTTATGCGTAGTACCTTCAATGGGAGCGGTAATAGGCTGTGCTCCAATAGAACAGAGAGTGGTCAACAGCAACACCACCATCAAAGAGATAGTATTACTATTAGCACCTGCAGATTCAGACACCAACTTGATATTCATCTTCACCTGATCCAGTCTTTACCCAATATCCCCTAAATAACTCTTCTActctgttatgttatgtttcgaATCCCAAAACCCAAAATAAATTAGAAGGAACTGGAAAGATTCCTCCCACTTAAATAGTTAATCAGCTCAGCAGCTGTTCTGGACAAATTAATTAAAAATGGAGCAAATGGGATAATCAAAAAGAGTGAAAGAAATATAATTCTCCCAATAATCCATGTTCGGTGAAAGAACCTTGAATATAGTTGGTGTAGCAAATGGACTAGTGGGAGGGAGAGTTTTTTGTTTCATTGAAACATGTTGCTATTTTTTTACTAAAGTTTGACTATACCGTTTCAAAATGAAATGACCACTTGGAATCATGCACATATGATTCTTCGACTTGTTTTCTCAGGGGGTGGCCGTAAACTAGTGCTATTAAACTGACATGCTTATATTTTGATTGTTTTGCAGTTAATATATATAACTGCCTAATTGATATTTGAGGAAGAAGAACTAGTCTTTGCAACTTGCAAGTACGTTCGGGGCAGTCACTAGTTGCTAACTTTGGGGAATAAAATACATCCATTTGACACCCAAAACGATTTTAATATGCAACTGTACAAGATAAAATGCAAAGACATGCGAGACCAAGTATCAACTGCTCCATAACAGCCTCTTCCTTCCAAGTTCATGCATGAAACAGATGTTTTTAGTCATTAGTGCAAATTCCATGTAACAAATGCAGGTTTTTGTTATAATTGCAAATTTTGGGTCACAATATAGTCATGAGGCTCCGGATCCtctacaccaaaaaaaaaaaatcctctacAACTCTGCGCCTGTCAATAAGGGGACGCCATGTGTTCGCttttcaatttatcaaaattttcaatatatTCAAGttgttaaaataaaaagatttttacggtgataaaaatgaaaaatatttatCCTCCCTTAATTATCTCCATGTAGTGTACAAACTAATTGACCAACActgcttattaaaaaaaaaatgacgaACACTTTCATTCTCTTCGACATTTTCAATTTATGATTGTTTTGTTTTAGTTCTAAATACATATGGAGCCTCCACCTTCTTTACATATGCTCTTCTCCATCTTACTTTATTTTGTCtgtccaattaaattaattatttacaTATACCTTATTGTTTTATATACTTACCCACGGTATAACTGAAAAGAGATAATTAAGGGAGGataaatatttttcatttttatctccgtaaaaatctttttatttcaacAACCTGAATATATTGAAATTTTTTATGAATttggtaagttgaaaagcgaacaTATGGCATCCCCTTATTGGCAGGCGCAGAATTGTAGAGGATTTTTGGTGTAGAGGATCCGGAGCCATGCATAAGCCAAATTTTCACCCGATAAATTTAGTAATCTTgctaaaataaatatttttgtcaTCCCAAGActaatttaacaaaaaaaaattttggTCCCAAGACTAATAATTGGGCAGGCTATTGCAAGATATATGGGACAGTTTGTATCACAGTAACAGATTTTGGGTGGTGGGGCACATTTTGAGTCGCAATGGTGGCTTTAAAGTCGCGCTATGCACATATGTCTTAGTTTTTAAGTAGTTTCCCATTTAGAATCTCAGGGTATCATCTGTGCAGAATGCCATGGTGATAACGTCTTCCCGCCATTTCCATTCAAGAAGTAGTACTAGAAAATTCTGCTCAATTTCTTTCTCTCAATTGTTTCAACAAAAACGTGTCTTAGAATCTCAAATCAGCACCACTCTTATTAGTTGTAATGGGATTCAGCAAATCAAACAAGTTCACGCTCACATTCTCCGCAAAGGTCTTGAACACAGCTCGCTTGTTCTTACCAAACTTATCAGAACTCTCACTAAACTAGACATTCCGATGGATTCTTACCCTCGTTTGATTTTTGATCAAGTTCAGAATCCCACTTCTTTTATGTGGACTGCAATCATCAGAGGCTACTCTCTTCAAGGATTTACGAGCGAATCGTTTCTCATGTATAAGCGAATGCGACGAGAGGGTATCCGTCCAACTTCTTTTACATATTCAGCTCTATTCAAGGCATGTGGAGGAGGAGATGTTGTTGATGCAGCTGTATTTGGTCGTCAGCTTCATGCTAACGTTATTTGTATTGGTgggtttgaatctgatttacatgtTTGTAATACATTGATTGATATGTATGTCAATTGCGGGTTGATTGAATGTGGGAGGAGACTGTTTGATGAAATGCCTGAAAGAGATGTGATCTCATGGACGTCTATGGTTGTTGCGTATACAAAGAATGGAGATATGGAATCAGCAGCTGATTTGTTTTATGGGTTAAGGAACAAGGATGCGGTGGTTTGTACTGCTATGTTGACGGGATACGTACAAAATGGAAAGCCGAAAGAGGCGTTGGAATTGTTTGAGAGTATGATGAAGGACAATGTTGTGAAGATTGATGA
This genomic stretch from Papaver somniferum cultivar HN1 chromosome 5, ASM357369v1, whole genome shotgun sequence harbors:
- the LOC113283617 gene encoding pentatricopeptide repeat-containing protein At5g44230, with amino-acid sequence MVITSSRHFHSRSSTRKFCSISFSQLFQQKRVLESQISTTLISCNGIQQIKQVHAHILRKGLEHSSLVLTKLIRTLTKLDIPMDSYPRLIFDQVQNPTSFMWTAIIRGYSLQGFTSESFLMYKRMRREGIRPTSFTYSALFKACGGGDVVDAAVFGRQLHANVICIGGFESDLHVCNTLIDMYVNCGLIECGRRLFDEMPERDVISWTSMVVAYTKNGDMESAADLFYGLRNKDAVVCTAMLTGYVQNGKPKEALELFESMMKDNVVKIDEVTLVGAISACAQLGSTENANWIRIIADKEGFDLAKDVVVGSALIDMYSKCGSVEEAYRIFQGMRERNVFSYTAMITGFAMHGRAESAVKLFYDMLETEIKPNEVTFIGVLTACSHAGMVKQGKEILEKMHNDFGLTPSADHYTCIVDMLGRSGCLEEAFELVENMPVKPHGGVWGALLGACKVHKNVEIAEIAAEHLSELEPDNIGNLVLLSNIYSSAVRGDDVSRIRRLIKKKQLKKKPGCSWVETRDGWCC